In a genomic window of Punica granatum isolate Tunisia-2019 chromosome 6, ASM765513v2, whole genome shotgun sequence:
- the LOC116211664 gene encoding ribonuclease 1-like: MKLVTSILINLFLVPQLFLGLVLSQDFDFFYFVQQWPGSYCDTKKSCCYPTTGKPPADFGIHGLWPNYESGSYPSNCDPNSPFDPSEISDLTSSMQKNWPTLACPSNDGTNFWSHEWEKHGTCSESVLNQHNYFETALGLKKSIGLLNVLKNAGINPSGSSYSLESIKDAVKEGTGYTPWIECNTDSSGNSQLYQIYMCVDNSGSNLIECPVFPKGKCGSEIEFPSF; the protein is encoded by the exons ATGAAGCTCGTGACTTCAATCCTCATCAACCTCTTCTTGGTACCGCAGCTCTTTTTGGGTCTTGTTCTGTCGCAGGACTTCGACTTCTTCTACTTCGTTCAGCAG TGGCCGGGATCGTACTGTGACACTAAGAAGAGCTGCTGTTACCCGACCACGGGAAAGCCGCCAGCAGATTTTGGGATTCATGGTCTCTGGCCTAATTATGAGAGTGGATCTTATCCTTCTAACTGTGATCCCAACAGCCCCTTTGATCCCTCAGAG ATATCAGATCTCACTAGTAGTATGCAAAAGAATTGGCCAACACTGGCTTGTCCGAGCAACGATGGCACAAATTTCTGGTCGCATGAGTGGGAGAAACATGGTACCTGCTCCGAATCCGTCCTCAACCAGCACAACTACTTTGAGACAGCCCTCGGCCTTAAAAAGAGTATAGGTCTGCTCAACGTTCTGAAAAATGCAG GAATAAACCCCAGTGGATCGTCTTATAGCCTGGAAAGCATTAAGGATGCTGTAAAAGAAGGGACAGGGTACACGCCATGGATTGAGTGCAACACCGATTCGTCCGGCAACAGTCAGCTTTACCAGATTTACATGTGCGTGGACAATTCAGGGTCCAACCTAATTGAATGTCCTGTTTTCCCCAAGGGGAAATGTGGTTCCGAGATTGAGTTCCCTTCCTTCTAG
- the LOC116211655 gene encoding pentatricopeptide repeat-containing protein At2g02980, chloroplastic — MAAPPLPPPQFFHSTGAATAPDSPTPLSLLPQCSSLRELKQVHAFAIKTHLLDYPSTITRLIGSCTARPNAASMAHARKLFDQVSHPDTILFNILSRGYSRLNSGLSLEAVSLFVRVLAIGLTPDDYTFPSLLKACAVSKALQEGKQLHCFALKLGLVDHNIFVSPTLINMYTECGDVNGARRVFNSVKSPCVVTYNSMITGYARASRPNETLSMFREMQARDLVPNDVTMLSVLSSCALLGSLDLGKWVHEHVKKNEFDRFVKVNTALIDMYAKCGSLEDAVSVFREMELRDTQAWSAIIMAHGTHGRSFEAISMYEEMKRARVPPDEITFLGLLYACSQTGLIEEGYKFFRRMSEECGINPGIKHYGCMVDLLGRAGRLEEAYNFINELPIKPTPILWRTLLSACSSHDNVQMGKQVVEQIFKLDDSHGGDYVIFSNMCSRAGHWEEVDRMRKLMGDRGAVKVPGCSSIELHNVVHEFFSGDGVRSISMAIHRSADELFKELKLVGYVPDTSLVNHADMEEEEKEITLRYHSEKLAIAFGLLNTPPGTTIRVVKNLRVCRDCHSAAKLISSMFSRRIILRDVQRFHHFEDGKCSCGDYW; from the coding sequence ATGGCGGCGCCACCCCTACCACCGCCGCAATTCTTTCATTCGACCGGCGCGGCAACCGCCCCTGACTCTCCCactccactctctctcctACCCCAATGCTCCTCGCTCAGAGAGCTGAAGCAAGTCCACGCATTCGCCATCAAGACCCACCTCCTGGACTACCCCTCCACCATCACCAGGCTCATCGGCTCCTGTACCGCCCGCCCCAACGCCGCGTCCATGGCCCACGCTCGCAAGCTGTTCGACCAGGTTTCCCACCCCGACACCATCCTCTTCAACATCCTCTCCCGCGGCTACTCCCGGCTCAATAGCGGCCTCTCCCTGGAGGCTGTCTCGCTCTTCGTTCGGGTGCTCGCCATCGGGCTCACCCCCGACGACTACACCTTCCCTTCCCTCCTCAAGGCCTGCGCGGTCTCCAAGGCCCTCCAGGAAGGGAAGCAGCTCCACTGCTTTGCCCTTAAGCTCGGGCTTGTGGACCATAACATCTTCGTGTCCCCGACATTGATTAATATGTATACGGAGTGCGGAGATGTCAACGGGGCGCGCAGAGTATTCAACAGTGTCAAGAGCCCCTGCGTCGTCACGTACAATTCAATGATAACGGGTTATGCTCGGGCTAGTAGGCCTAATGAGACCTTGTCGATGTTCCGGGAAATGCAGGCTAGAGATCTCGTGCCCAACGATGTGACGATGCTCAGCGTTCTCTCCTCTTGTGCGCTGCTCGGGTCATTGGATTTGGGCAAGTGGGTGCACGAGCACGTTAAGAAGAACGAGTTTGATAGGTTCGTGAAGGTTAACACCGCCCTAATAGACATGTATGCTAAATGTGGGAGCTTGGAAGATGCAGTTTCCGTATTCCGGGAAATGGAGCTTAGGGACACGCAGGCTTGGTCAGCCATCATCATGGCACACGGGACTCACGGGCGCAGTTTCGAAGCTATATCAATGTATGAGGAGATGAAAAGGGCGCGAGTTCCACCCGATGAGATTACCTTTTTGGGCCTCTTATACGCGTGTAGTCAAACAGGACTGATCGAGGAAGGATATAAGTTCTTCCGCAGGATGAGTGAGGAGTGCGGGATCAATCCTGGAATCAAGCATTACGGGTGTATGGTAGATTTATTAGGCCGAGCAGGACGATTGGAAGAGGCTTACAACTTCATAAACGAGCTTCCCATTAAGCCCACGCCTATTCTTTGGCGGACTCTGTTATCTGCTTGCAGTAGCCATGATAATGTACAAATGGGAAAGCAGGTGGTCGAACAAATTTTCAAGCTTGATGACTCTCATGGGGGAGATTATGTTATCTTCTCGAACATGTGCTCCCGAGCAGGTCACTGGGAGGAAGTAGACCGTATGAGAAAGTTGATGGGTGATCGAGGGGCTGTGAAGGTTCCCGGGTGTAGCTCCATAGAGCTGCACAATGTTGTTCACGAGTTCTTTTCTGGAGATGGAGTCCGCTCCATTTCCATGGCCATTCACCGTTCAGCCGACGAGTTGTTTAAGGAGTTGAAGCTGGTGGGCTATGTTCCTGACACTTCTCTGGTCAATCATGCGGAtatggaggaagaagaaaaagaaatcactCTCAGGTACCACAGTGAGAAGCTTGCAATCGCCTTTGGTCTGCTGAACACCCCTCCTGGGACGACAATCCGTGTGGTCAAGAACCTGAGGGTCTGCAGGGATTGCCACTCAGCTGCGAAGCTCATATCCTCGATGTTTAGTCGACGGATAATCCTTAGGGATGTTCAGAGATTCCATCACTTTGAGGATGGAAAATGCTCATGTGGGGATTACTGGTAG
- the LOC116211659 gene encoding amino acid transporter AVT1I-like, whose translation MAMENQNQQLPLPLEQAKGTTFLRTCFNGLNALSGVGLLSIPYALSQSGWLSLSFLFIIAMLCWYTGLLLQRCMDTNQLIKTYPDIGGLAFGPKGRALVCVFMYLELYMVAVEFLILEGDNLDKLFPNVRFNLGGLKIGGKQGFVLLTALIILPTTWLRSLGKLAYVSVGGVVASVVLVGCVLWVGAVDEVGFHEKGMLWDWSGIPTTMSLYLFCYCGHAVFPTLCNSMKDRTQFSKVLIVCFITSTITYGSMAVLGYLMYGEYLNSQVTLNLPINKIGSKVAIYTTLINPLTKYAVIISPIAMAIEEVRPFQGSRPISVLIRTMIVISTVIVALTIPFFGYVMAFIGAFLSVTVSLLLPCLCYLRIQKAARTFGIELVVIGCIVVAGVVLGAVGTYTSLKQISEHL comes from the exons ATGGCAATGGAGAACCAGAACCAGCAGCTGCCCCTTCCTCTGGAACAGGCCAAAGGAACCACTTTTCTTAGGACATGCTTCAATGGCCTCAATGCCTTATCAG GAGTAGGATTACTTTCAATTCCCTATGCCCTTTCCCAGAGTGGGTGGCTGAGCTTGTCATTCCTATTCATTATTGCCATGTTATGCTGGTACACGGGCCTGCTCCTCCAGCGCTGTATGGACACGAACCAGCTGATCAAAACCTACCCTGACATAGGGGGGCTCGCGTTTGGTCCGAAGGGCCGTGCCCTGGTTTGCGTCTTCATGTACCTTGAGCTCTACATGGTGGCAGTCGAGTTCCTCATCCTCGAAGGAGACAACCTTGACAAGCTGTTCCCAAACGTCAGGTTCAACCTTGGAGGCCTTAAGATTGGGGGAAAACAGGGGTTCGTCCTGCTCACGGCGTTGATAATTCTGCCAACTACGTGGCTCAGGAGCCTTGGAAAGCTGGCCTATGTCTCGGTTGGGGGAGTGGTGGCTTCTGTGGTTCTTGTGGGGTGTGTGCTGTGGGTTGGGGCAGTGGACGAGGTCGGGTTCCATGAAAAGGGGATGCTATGGGATTGGAGTGGGATTCCTACGACCATGAGTTTgtatttgttttgttattgtgGTCATGCCGTGTTTCCCACTTTGTGCAATTCCATGAAGGACAGGACTCAATTCTCCAAG GTTCTAATAGTCTGCTTCATCACGAGCACCATAACCTACGGATCAATGGCCGTCCTAGGCTACTTGATGTACGGCGAATACCTGAATTCCCAAGTGACACTGAATCTCCCCATAAACAAAATCGGCTCCAAGGTAGCGATCTACACCACCCTAATCAACCCACTCACCAAGTACGCGGTCATCATAAGTCCTATCGCCATGGCGATCGAGGAGGTTCGCCCCTTCCAGGGCAGCCGGCCCATAAGCGTCCTGATTAGGACAATGATTGTTATCAGCACCGTGATAGTGGCACTCACAATCCCATTCTTTGGATATGTGATGGCTTTCATCGGGGCGTTCTTGAGTGTCACCGTGTCCCTGCTGCTGCCCTGCCTCTGCTACCTCAGGATCCAGAAAGCTGCTCGGACTTTCGGGATTGAGCTGGTCGTGATCGGGTGCATCGTGGTGGCCGGGGTTGTCCTAGGCGCGGTGGGCACTTATACGTCATTGAAACAGATCAGTGAGCACCTATGA